In Pangasianodon hypophthalmus isolate fPanHyp1 chromosome 5, fPanHyp1.pri, whole genome shotgun sequence, the DNA window cagttaatattcacatcaaacatcagaatgaagaaaaactgtgatctctttgactttgatcgtggcatggatgttggtaccagatgggctggtttgagtatttcataaactgctggtCTCCTGGGTATTTCAAACCCAGGAGgagtctgaacacacacaacacagaatgctgtgaaaaacaaaacaaaagaaaaaaaacagtgagtgagcgagagttCAGTGGGGAAATAAGTTGGCTGTTGATAAGAtaagtcagaggaaaatggtcagattggttcaagctgtcaggaaggatatagtaattcatataatcattctttacatccctggtgagcagaaaagcatctcagcatgcacaaaacaaaaaccttgaTTTGGATggacaacaacagcagaagaccacattcggttccactcctgtcagccaagaacaggaatctgagtttatcgtgggcacaggctcactcaAACTTGACAATttagattaggaaaaaaattcaCCTGGTCTTtatccagtcttcaactgtccagcttgggtgagtctgtgcccaggatggcctcagattcttgttcttggctgacaggagtggaaactgacgtggtcttctgctgttgtagctcatccacctcaaggtttgaggtgttgtgctttctgagatgctcttctgttcaccatgattgtaaagagtgattgtgttactatagacttcctgtcagctcaaaccagtctggtcatttttctcttgacctgtatctgcatgattttatgcattgtgctgctgccacatgattggctgattggataactgcataaatgaacaAGAGTAcgggtgttcctgttaaagtgactGGAGAATGTATATGAGTGTTAGAAAGgcaaaatgtataatgtataagtcaaattatacaattaaaataatgattttcaATTTTCACAAGCTAAATATACaggtataaatattataaacagtattattattattatattattattattattattatatccaatgcttgttttattttgttagtgttagtgttaaccCTTGATTATGCACTGGTGCCCACCCACCAAATTTTGAAGAATTTCATTTCCTCCTATGTGGACGTTGTTAAAGAATATCTGCGGCACAGTGCTGCTACCAGTCATCTTATCCAGCCAAGCCCTGACAGCTGCATCATGACTCACATCCACTTCACACACTGGTAGATTCAGTGCCTGTAATGCAGCCTTGGCCTGTAAACACTGCGGGCATCCTGGCACCGAGTACACAGTAACTCTTCCTGCTATATGGTTCTCAAACACAGCCATCAATACACCTGTGGAGAGAACATCCGTAATAcaattatttgtattgtatgCTTGCTTTGTCTGTTTTCCTGCTGAAACCTTGTATGCTGCCTTCTTGGTCAAGTCTCTCTTcaaaaagagatttttaatcTCAATGAGACTTTTACCTggtaaaataaaagcaataaaaataataacattttgaaACATCCTGACTGTTTACCCACCAAAGTGACTGCATATGAATATATTTGTTAGGATCAGACCAGAGATTGATTCTAATTGttactaattaaataaattattcattcttCAGGTTCAACATGATACACAAGGGAGGTGAAACAATTTAGTTTCTCCATAAAGCAGCTAATTAACCAGTCTGAACCCTGTAACCACTCTTaactaaagaataaaacatgacagggtgtggtGTTAGAGGAAATTACAGCATGTCCCACAGTGTTGTATTtctcttatactgcagcaatttggtgatgattacatttttttattaattaatgagcgatatttcatacatttaatttgtttatagtAATGgctaatgttgtgaaatgtctgtgaaacaaattagttcctgttatcacttataacagctataaagagtTTTTCCTTATCCAGcctcactttttattttctcttgatgCTATTAAGATGAAAAAATGCAACCTTTCAATCTCAAagtcctctgccctgaagactttccagtgtcagaaacttaaatttacagctttacctttgaccgttctaaagtgctgacactggagcctCGTTCCAAAAATCTTTGAGTCTCCCCAAAAAAAagcaccacatcaacaattacacacactttaacccatttatgtggaacatccaccatacaagtccctgtacataagctgttcctatagaaacaatatCATACTggaacattaatataatccttaCAGTctgaactactgtctgagctgctggtatagaaataTACTCATTTTAAAAAACCATTCATCACagaggaacatttttttttttttttacagttcacACTTAGGCTTTGAGAGTTGCTTTATGAGTCGCTGGTGTGCCTCAAACAAGCAAATGCATAAACATTTCTCATGATTGTCTGAATCAGGAGTGCTAAATTCAGGTCCTTGAAAGCCTCTCTTACACACCAAACTCAGCCCAATCACACATGTTATAGGAGGCAGCATGTTAAAGTCTGCTGTGACCATCCAGGCCTGCAGTCTGACACACTCCTGGGGCTAAGGAAGTCATTCTGAAGGGTTTTATTCTAACTTCCAGGTACTGCATAATGAACCTGATCAGGTGATAAGAGCAGACTggtacttccttccttccttctttccttccttccttccctcctgccttccttccctcctgccttccctccttccttcctgccTTTGTTCCTTCTTTCCTGCCTTCCTTcctttcattcatccatccatccatccatcttcagtaagccCTTTATCCTGGTCGGGGACATAACTAATATCAGCTGAGTACTGAGTACCTACCTGTCAGACTAGCAGTTGCTTTGAAGGTAATTTCCCCATTACACCGGAAGTGAGTGACAGACGACTCCAAGCTGAAACACAAAGCTTAAGCCAGCAGGTAACAGTATCTGTGCTGCTGCAGTCCTGACACTGTACTACAATAACAGTGTTACTAATCGCGTTTCACATCTGaaatataatactgtaatactgcGCTATTGCTATGGGATGATTTGCAGCACTATTACACTTCTTTAATATCCTGTGCTGTTTGAGGTCCCTTTATTACTACAGTGACGACAACAGTGGGCTCATTACAAATCAGGTGCTTTCTGATGCTCCCTTGTTCACTCTCCCTTTGCACTTCTACTTGGGGATATCTATGGTGCAGGTGGAGCAGCGGAATTCTACCACCAAACAATATTTTGTACATGTTGATGAGTATTTGTCTCAATGAAGCGTTATTGTTTTGATCAACCAGGGGAGGGGAGTATTTAGACTGACTACAAAAAATCGAACTACACCCACGATACGGTTAGGCTGATGTTAAAAGATGTTGTAGACGAGTTCAGGTAACGCAGTGGTTGTGGAGATCCTGTAATGATCTCTAGTACAGAAAAACCTGCGCAGCTCGTTAAAAACTGATGTTCTCCAATGCACCCGCCAGCTACTCGCTGCGCAGTTTTCATAATAAGAGTCCCGGAAGGCGAGCCCTCTTAACTGTACATTCTCCACTGCAACCAAACTGTGGGCGCTAGCAGTAAAGTTACTCACGGACATCCGAGTGTCCTTTCTTCAGCACTTCACACTTCTGTGAGTACTGCAGGCATCGCCTTTATTGAAGTGTGTGAATTGTAGCATCGCTTTACAGCAATGGCTAAGCGTGTAGCTGTAGTTCTAGCAGGTTGTGGTGTTTTCGACGGCACTGAAATCCATGAAGCTTCTGCAGTTCTGGTGCATTTAAGCCGAAATGGAGCAAGTGTGAGTTCTTAtgccaagtgcacacacagatcACACCCTGCTACAAATGGTGCTAGCTGGAATAACGCACCAAAAATAGAAAGCAAATACTCctactactattattaataataagatGACTATAACGCATACTACATATAAAGCGGGTAGATTAATAACAAACGTGCTAAAGGTATCATTATGCAATTTTTGTCTTGAGAAATAGTTAAAAGCAACATTTCCAAATGTACCCTGTCTATAATAATTTGCGCTGGCAGACACAAAGAAACGAGCTGTTTCATTTGGCGCATAACATTTCAATTTTTAacctgtttttattatatttcaacAGGAGATTTTTATCAAATGGCGCTAGAGGAACACACAGGCTTTGGCCGCTAGAGGTCGCCGTGGCTCAATGTCTGAAAGAACATTTCTCTTCAATCTCCTCATTTCCTTTCCTACATGAAAGCTCCTTTTGAGCTAATCATCGAAAATACTTGTTTACCACAAGCATTATGTTCTTAATCTGTATTTGAAACAGATATATATCCAGAAAGCACAGTCTGTATTAGTATGCTGAAGCACAGCTTCATTAGATTACACTGTGGCCTTTGAGGAGAACAGCCAAGTGTTAATTTGGtgtatttataatttacttgagtGTTATTGAAGTTGAATACTTGTACTCAGAAGTACTCATACTTgcttacatttccaagaaaaaaagtAGTAGTTACATTATTTTTGAGCTTCAAAGTACTAGTTACAAATCTCGAAGTTCTCTTCTTCCCTCATCCAGCCAGACTGTATGCTATATATCAGTTAAAAGTCTCATTTCCGCATTCAGTCATTTCAGTGTCGCATCTAATCCAGTACTACAGTGTAGAAAAAACTATCAAAAatcattccagttcatcacagaccttctcatgctacacagtGTAGTTAATGATGGCTATCTTGTATATCTGAATATGGATAATCCACCAGACTGCAGTGGGAGGATGAGCCCCCCGGCCCTACCTcactaaaatgtttaatatgttgAAGTAACAAAGACTTGTATAAAATCTTCTTTGCCTCCTTAGTAAGCCTGAACTCaatctaatttgaaaaatatgtaaatttcatcagttaaaatcatttgtgttttaaaaCTTAAGTAGATTTACTGTAGAATTAACACCTTTTTTACATTCACTTGAGTAAATTTTTTAGCTGGATACTTCCATTTTTAATTgagtaaaattttaatttaagtataatttccTAATAGTTTGTCCACTTCTGTtcactggtcacttgaattgaatggatttaatccaaGCCTCAGTGAGTCAAAAACAAGTAAGCttacaaataattataatgtgGACTTAATGTATTCTCTCGGtgaaaagttcaggaattaAAAAGGTCTTTGGCTCTGATAAATAGCCATAAAGTGATTAGACATATGAATACTGAGTCTAATATTTGCATAATTGGATCATGTTCATAAAATACATCTGTATTCATATGGTCCATGGAATTTATTATACAGATGCAAAAAGGTTGAAAATCTCTGGTCTAGTGTACCATCTCTGACATATGCTTCATCGTGTCAGTCTTTTTCTGTATGTCttgttgtgtgtgcattttaaaaaacagcagaatgaattctttTTGCTGCATGTAATGCAAGCATTTCCCacacatcattttcattttgttttctctcttacttctatttttaaatgcttgtaTAAGTGCCATTATGTTTTGTAAAATGTCCTTAAAGTTTGGAAAGGTGCTATGTAAATTAAACTTAATTATCGTTGTCACTATTCTAGGTTAAAATATTCGCACCCAGCATTGATCAGATGCATGTTGTAGATCACCTGAAAGGTGCCCCCACCGAGGAGAAGCGCAGTGTGCTTGTGGAAAGTGCTAGACTTGCCCGAGGTGACATTCAAGATCTGTCTGAACTCAGCGTAAAGGATTTTGATGCCATCATTTTCCCAGGTTAGAGGGCTGACCTCTCATTTCTATTTGAAGCTTTCTTTAAACATTAAGTGACATGTTTTTCCTTCCATTTATTAGCTTCTGGGTCATTATCCCAAATGGGTGTCTTTTAACCTGTAAGTTGTCACAGTAAATCCAGATCTTatgccaggaacactggacatgagatgggaatacacctgGGCAGAAATCTTTACACAAAGagcaacccaagctcaggatcaaactgggcaACCTGGAGTGTAGCAGTGCTTtgtgctgcaccaccatgccacacaaaaatacactgaagttgaatttatttatttgacactTAAACAACTTCCTGTGAAGCAGAATATAATCCAGGCACGGAGCTGAGTGTTTGAGGGTTGAGGATTttctcaagggcccaacagtggctgTCTGGCTGTTGCTGGGATGTGTACTTCTAATCTACTTAATACTAGCTCAAAActtcaaaatgaaatatttcttgTGAAGAATTATAATTCCAGGTCTACCGTGAAATGCAGTGTAGGGTTTTAcggtttaatattttgtttggcAGGTGGCTTTGGAGTCGCAAAGAACCTGTGCAGCTGGGCAGTACAAGGCAAAGACTGCTGTGTGAATGAGCAGGTTAAAGCAGTACTGCAGGCTTTCCATGCTGAGAAGAAAGCCATCGGCTTGTGCTGCATCTCTCCAGTACTGGCAGCTAAGGTCTTCCCTGGCTGTGAAGTCACAGTTGGCAATGACAAAGATGAAAGGTATTTCTGCATTTCTAGGGGTGTAATAACCTGCACCACCTTATCACAATTCACAACAGATTTcccacattttcacacacacagatgaagaCAGCTGTACAGCTTCAGACTGGGGGTTGCATGACTACTTTTCCTAGTCAACCAGTAATTCGTAAAAGTAGTTGACTAGTAgtcttttccattttccattccAAAACTGTTTCAGATCATCACTATTTTTATTCAGCAAAGAATGTGTTAATTTCCACTTTACACAGACTACAATTAAATTTCCAGCTTCAGTGTATTTATTAGGTGACAATGTTAACATGAAccgtttaataaattaatttatttgaaataaagacAGCACAACATAGCTATGTTTCTATTACATTTGCTACACGCTTACCTATAGAATACCATTTTagtcaaaattaaataaataaatatgcttattatataaatattaaaatgagaaaTGCATGAGTCAATATATAGTGAAATAAtccaataaatatataatgctgATTCATTTGTATAAGATATTAATTCTTCATACTTGTTTTCACAATAACACCATCTCAAAAtggctttttatttaaaaaaaattttttttaaagatttgttaGAAATGCTCAGGCCCAGGgctggctggtataaatgtgcTCGCAGAGCTTAGCCTCCCTGTCattcaaagattaaaaaaatcaatacaaggtttcatttttggcaccAACATCAGATTATCAGTCCAATCAATGTACAAACTACACAAAAGGAGAGACGACAGAATGATTGTGATGATTGCCATTTGGTGTGGTGGTACTTAGGCCTGAATGTGTAAGCAACCAATCATGATCTCTGAGTGACAGATGatcagaatgaacagaatgaaacagaaatgaaagtgtcatagtgaaatgaaaagaggggcatgaaataaaattagtttaaaaacattttgaaatgaaacctgttattatgaaaaaaaaattgtaattaaactgaaatgtaacaatattattttgtatgattaaatgatattttataataataattataaaataattatgataattataataatgcaaattctttgctaattttattatttatataataagcatatttatttatataataagcatatttatttaattttgtgtaagCATTCCGGAAAATTGCAGACGAGAAAAAATTGGAGAAATACAAATTTAAAGAAAACTGGTAGAAGAATGAACAATACCAGGACTAGTTGACAGTAACAAGCAACTGTTTTGAGGTGAGGTGCAAAATGTGTTGCAAGACATTCCAGTTAGTGTACAATGGCGATTAAGGCACAtgatttttcacatgaaatttGAGAAGCACGAACAATAACGCTAGATAAATGTAAGGCCGCCATCAAGCagggttatatatatatatatatatatatatatatatggacatTTTTTCATGATATTCTTGTGCAATGTGAATGAGAAGAATTATTGTACATGCAATATGTGCTGCTGCTCCACCACATCACCgtcaaaacagagaagacatTAATCataaaagaaattattaataaaaaaagaaatttagtcAGCAGAACTGACTTCTTTAATTAGTGATTATTTACAGTGAACAGAAATCAGTCTGGTGAAGAGGCGATGAGGCTACGGTTTGTTAAATGTCGGTTTTGACCTTTAATCAAAGTCAATCAGCATTTCGGAGTGTAagcttataattctttaaaatatagcagtaatgtttttttttcataagtagATTAGATTATAATTATATCACTAGATGGGGCAactttcagtggaattgtaaagaaatctttaaatgtatcTCCATTTTCACGTTTGAGggaatttaaaatgctagaactttacttttGGTTGAGATatgtgaaaaagagaaacatatttcagttcaggaaaacttGTAActttcagaactatataaagTAGAAAATGTTAAAGTTTACCAATGGCTGCCACAccatatttgaatatatttggGTTTTGTCCTGGAGTTCATCAGCAACCCTGCCTTCAGGCGTGGGGGGAGTGTGTCTCTCCATTTCATTCAAAGTGATATCAAAATGTTAATGGTCCATTAAAACAcaaggaactaaaaaaaaagaccttttcCCAGCATAGTCTTGTGTAGTTGACTGTAGCATTGACTTCATCTAGTCTGCAGTATGTTTCGACTATAAAAGAACATTTAGTCTGCGTTATTTCCCATCTGCCTGCAACTTCTTACTGTCTGCCTCTGTTTTTAACACTGCCCCAACTAGTCAACAGCTCCCCACAACAGTGactagtgaatgtattagtTAACTAGTAGACTAGATTATACAACCCCAAATTTCAGCCTAAgagaaaatagcaaaaaaaaaaaaaaaaatccaaatgaaatgttatcatttttataatagggttattatatttaataggGTTATTGCATTTATAGGGTTATTTATAggtattttaatgtgtttttccaGTTTCCATGTGCTAtcttattttcttctttgttaGGGAGAgtagattttgttttatttaaagatatatttgaatttatttagatacattttaacattataaagtACCCTGACTTGTAGACAGTGACATGCAGGACAGGCAGCTTTCTTCACATCATCTTGTATTTTAACAATTTGTGTTACAATTCCTGCCAGTACATAAAAAAATCCTCACATTTtctagtaatttatttatttttctggttGGTTATTCTATTTTGGTAATAGTTTGGCATTTCACTACTGATTCCATCATTCAGTATCTGAAGAAAGGAGACAAAAACATCATGCAGAGAATGAGTGAGCtctgtgatttatttgatttttcagATCTCCTGATGTACCAGGGACTGCAGAAGCCATCACCCAGCTGGGCTGTAAACACATCT includes these proteins:
- the zgc:162944 gene encoding glutamine amidotransferase-like class 1 domain-containing protein 3, mitochondrial, producing MAKRVAVVLAGCGVFDGTEIHEASAVLVHLSRNGASVKIFAPSIDQMHVVDHLKGAPTEEKRSVLVESARLARGDIQDLSELSVKDFDAIIFPGGFGVAKNLCSWAVQGKDCCVNEQVKAVLQAFHAEKKAIGLCCISPVLAAKVFPGCEVTVGNDKDERSPDVPGTAEAITQLGCKHICKNVNEAHVDEKNKLVTTCAFMCKAPLHEIFDGIGVMIQDVLKLA